The Pontibacter pudoricolor genome contains a region encoding:
- a CDS encoding IS256 family transposase translates to MEEKNELDLEKIKRQFLEEFRSGKPTFGKDGALGPLLKHFLEAALDAEMDLHLTDEQRKQGNRRNGKVSKQVRTTDGVIEVESSRDRSASFEPQIIRKRETVLAENLEPRILSMYGLGMSLRDISAHLKEMYDMDISHDTLAALTEKIVPQVKEWQARPLDPLYCIVWLDAMHYKVRQEGRTISKAVYNILGIDRHGYKELLGVYVSESEGATFWLSVLTDLQQRGLQDMLIACIDNLKGFAEAIGSVFPQAEVQSCIVHQIRNSIKYVGSKDQKDFIRDLKPVYRAETKELAELRLLELEEKWGKKYPKVLESWQRNWEKLSTYFKYTEPIRHLIYTTNTIEGFHRQVRKVTKTKGAFPSDMALLKLIYLSHQHISKKWVMPLANWSQTAQQLSIWFGERMQLDLK, encoded by the coding sequence ATGGAAGAAAAAAACGAGCTGGATCTGGAAAAGATCAAGCGCCAGTTCCTGGAAGAGTTCCGGAGCGGCAAACCCACCTTTGGCAAAGATGGCGCACTTGGCCCCTTGTTAAAACACTTTTTAGAAGCCGCTTTGGACGCGGAGATGGACCTTCATCTGACAGATGAGCAACGCAAGCAAGGCAACCGGCGCAACGGAAAGGTGAGCAAACAAGTGCGTACAACAGACGGAGTGATTGAAGTGGAATCCTCCCGCGACCGCTCGGCTAGCTTTGAGCCGCAGATTATCCGCAAGCGGGAAACGGTGCTGGCCGAAAACCTGGAGCCCCGCATTCTAAGCATGTACGGCCTGGGCATGAGCCTTCGGGACATCTCGGCTCATCTGAAGGAGATGTACGACATGGACATCTCCCACGATACCTTAGCGGCCCTCACCGAAAAGATCGTTCCCCAGGTTAAGGAATGGCAGGCCCGGCCGCTGGATCCGCTCTACTGCATCGTCTGGCTGGACGCCATGCACTACAAGGTCAGGCAGGAAGGGCGCACCATCTCCAAAGCTGTCTACAACATTCTGGGCATTGACCGCCACGGCTACAAAGAGTTGCTGGGCGTGTATGTATCCGAAAGCGAAGGGGCTACTTTCTGGCTCTCGGTGCTCACTGACCTGCAACAGCGGGGCCTACAGGATATGCTCATTGCCTGCATCGACAACCTAAAGGGCTTTGCCGAAGCCATCGGCAGTGTTTTCCCGCAGGCTGAAGTACAAAGCTGTATTGTCCACCAGATCCGTAACAGTATCAAATATGTGGGCTCTAAGGATCAGAAGGATTTTATCAGGGACTTAAAGCCCGTGTACCGGGCAGAAACAAAAGAGCTGGCGGAGCTCAGGCTATTGGAGCTGGAAGAGAAGTGGGGCAAAAAGTACCCCAAGGTGCTCGAGAGCTGGCAGCGAAACTGGGAGAAGCTCTCAACGTACTTTAAGTACACTGAGCCGATTCGCCACCTGATCTACACCACCAACACGATAGAGGGTTTTCACCGCCAGGTCAGGAAGGTGACCAAAACCAAAGGAGCTTTCCCCTCAGACATGGCTCTGCTGAAGCTGATTTACCTCTCGCACCAGCATATCAGCAAAAAGTGGGTGATGCCACTGGCAAACTGGAGCCAGACGGCCCAGCAGCTATCGATCTGGTTTGGCGAGAGGATGCAACTGGACTTGAAGTGA
- a CDS encoding DNA-3-methyladenine glycosylase family protein, with the protein MNNSTPIYPAPEVMAILGKDPILSTIIANGQPLKSSKSEDLYYKLLSAIVSQQLSTKAAATIFKRFTEFFPDNYPHPELVLAATDEMLRSVGLSFQKIGYVRNVAAFAADGNLEHATIDALEDEALILHLTKIKGVGRWTVEMLLMFALERPDVFPVDDLGIQNAMKRHYSLEETGKPLRIRMQQLAENWRPHRTIASKYLWQSLDNMPK; encoded by the coding sequence ATGAATAACTCTACTCCTATCTACCCTGCACCTGAAGTAATGGCCATACTTGGCAAGGACCCAATTCTATCAACTATAATCGCGAACGGACAGCCCCTCAAATCCTCTAAATCAGAAGACCTGTACTATAAATTGCTGAGTGCTATCGTTTCGCAGCAACTTTCAACCAAGGCCGCAGCCACTATATTTAAACGTTTTACGGAGTTTTTCCCGGACAATTACCCACACCCGGAACTGGTACTTGCTGCCACCGATGAGATGCTGCGCAGTGTTGGCTTATCGTTCCAGAAGATTGGCTATGTACGCAATGTGGCGGCCTTCGCTGCAGATGGTAACCTGGAACATGCAACGATAGATGCCCTGGAAGACGAAGCACTGATCCTGCACCTGACGAAAATAAAAGGAGTTGGCCGCTGGACCGTAGAAATGCTGTTAATGTTTGCCCTGGAGCGCCCGGATGTTTTCCCGGTGGATGACCTGGGTATACAGAACGCGATGAAGCGACACTATAGTTTGGAAGAGACGGGCAAGCCTTTACGCATCCGCATGCAGCAACTTGCGGAGAACTGGCGCCCCCACCGCACCATCGCCAGCAAGTACCTGTGGCAGTCGCTGGATAATATGCCGAAGTAA
- a CDS encoding threonine aldolase family protein, whose translation MIEITDLRSDTVTKPTPEMLQAMFAAPVGDDVYEEDPTINALEAKAAALFGMEAGLFCPSGTMTNQIAIKVHTGPLTEVICDTTAHIYQYEGGGIASNSYASVALVNSERGKMTPEQVEGSIRPDNIHHPITKLVALENTCNKGGGSYYTIKEIAAISEVCKRNNLALHLDGARVFNALVASGENAKDYGLYFDSISVCLSKGLGAPVGSVLLGSKAFIKQSRRVRKVFGGGMRQAGYLAAACIYALDNNIERLKEDHRKAKQMEEVLLQMNYVESVLPVETNIVIFKLNQKYNDAAFINTLAEHNIRASAFGPQMIRFVTHLDVTDKMQEHTLNVLKSL comes from the coding sequence ATGATAGAGATAACAGATCTTCGTTCCGATACCGTTACAAAACCTACACCCGAAATGCTGCAGGCCATGTTTGCTGCCCCGGTTGGCGACGACGTGTACGAAGAAGACCCAACTATAAACGCTCTGGAAGCCAAAGCAGCTGCCCTATTTGGCATGGAAGCCGGCTTATTCTGCCCATCAGGCACCATGACCAACCAGATCGCGATAAAAGTGCATACTGGGCCATTAACAGAAGTAATTTGTGACACAACAGCGCACATTTACCAGTACGAAGGTGGTGGTATTGCTTCAAACTCATATGCATCAGTAGCGCTGGTGAATAGTGAACGCGGCAAAATGACACCTGAACAGGTAGAAGGAAGCATACGTCCGGATAATATCCATCACCCTATTACAAAACTTGTTGCCCTGGAGAACACCTGTAACAAAGGTGGCGGGTCTTACTACACTATAAAGGAAATTGCAGCCATTTCGGAGGTTTGCAAGCGCAATAACCTGGCCCTGCACCTGGATGGCGCGCGTGTATTTAATGCTTTGGTAGCTTCCGGTGAAAACGCTAAGGACTATGGTTTGTACTTCGACAGCATTTCGGTTTGCCTGAGTAAAGGGTTAGGTGCTCCGGTTGGTTCGGTGTTGCTGGGCAGTAAAGCATTTATAAAGCAAAGCCGCCGTGTGCGCAAAGTGTTTGGCGGCGGTATGCGGCAAGCCGGTTACCTGGCAGCAGCATGCATCTATGCCCTGGATAATAATATCGAGCGCCTGAAAGAAGACCACCGCAAGGCGAAACAAATGGAAGAAGTACTGTTGCAGATGAACTATGTAGAAAGTGTACTGCCAGTTGAAACCAACATCGTCATCTTTAAGCTTAACCAGAAGTACAATGATGCTGCTTTTATAAATACACTGGCAGAACATAACATCCGGGCATCAGCTTTTGGCCCTCAGATGATTCGTTTTGTGACACACCTTGATGTGACCGATAAGATGCAGGAGCATACCCTGAATGTGCTGAAGTCGCTGTAG
- a CDS encoding metallophosphoesterase family protein has translation MKIGLLSDTHSYLDDQIIRLLTVCDEIWHAGDFGSIEVSDRLNEIAPLRGVYGNIDDATIRQVHPKVNRFIVQGLDVMMTHIGGYPGKYHPDVRNEIKTNPPQLYITGHSHILKVMPDKSLNNLLHLNPGAAGKHGFHTMRTMMRFDVNNGKVANLQVIELGKRA, from the coding sequence ATGAAAATAGGCCTCCTTTCCGATACCCACTCCTATTTAGATGATCAGATAATCCGGCTACTAACAGTCTGTGATGAAATATGGCATGCAGGGGATTTTGGCAGTATAGAAGTGTCGGACAGGCTAAACGAGATAGCGCCGTTGCGGGGAGTTTATGGCAATATTGATGATGCAACTATAAGACAAGTGCACCCAAAAGTAAACCGGTTTATAGTGCAGGGGCTTGATGTGATGATGACGCATATTGGCGGTTACCCGGGAAAGTATCACCCTGATGTCAGAAACGAGATCAAAACAAACCCGCCGCAACTATACATTACGGGTCATTCCCATATCCTGAAAGTGATGCCGGATAAAAGCCTGAACAACTTACTACACTTAAACCCGGGAGCCGCCGGCAAACATGGCTTTCATACGATGCGCACCATGATGCGATTTGATGTGAATAACGGCAAGGTGGCGAATCTGCAGGTGATAGAGCTTGGCAAAAGGGCATAA